From a region of the Rhodococcus sp. 4CII genome:
- a CDS encoding RDD family protein: protein MARITGSWLSGPTAALPNGADETKQSFRGERLGLQAEGPGSLASTGRRLAALMIDWVSSAGVAALIIGDNFFEGPFSTFTLLVWFLVGVVTVTLFSFTPGQLFLGMQVARVDGPARVGFVRALVRQALLVFVVPGTITDIDGRGMQDRATGTALIRTR, encoded by the coding sequence ATGGCACGTATCACCGGTTCTTGGCTTTCCGGACCCACGGCGGCCCTGCCGAACGGTGCGGACGAGACGAAGCAGTCCTTCCGCGGCGAGCGCCTCGGTCTGCAGGCGGAAGGTCCCGGTTCCCTCGCGAGCACGGGACGCCGTCTCGCCGCGCTGATGATCGACTGGGTGTCGTCGGCGGGCGTCGCGGCGCTGATCATCGGCGACAACTTCTTCGAGGGCCCGTTCTCGACCTTCACCCTGCTCGTCTGGTTTCTCGTCGGTGTCGTCACGGTGACACTGTTCTCGTTCACACCGGGGCAGTTGTTCCTCGGGATGCAGGTGGCACGCGTGGACGGACCGGCCCGCGTCGGCTTCGTCCGGGCGCTGGTGCGTCAGGCGCTGCTCGTGTTCGTCGTACCGGGCACCATCACGGACATCGACGGTCGCGGCATGCAGGACCGCGCCACGGGTACCGCCCTGATCCGCACGCGC